Proteins found in one Saccharomyces kudriavzevii IFO 1802 strain IFO1802 genome assembly, chromosome: 11 genomic segment:
- the HBS1 gene encoding ribosome dissociation factor GTPase HBS1 (similar to Saccharomyces cerevisiae HBS1 (YKR084C) and SKI7 (YOR076C); ancestral locus Anc_5.680), which yields MAYSDYSDGADDMPDFHDEGEFDDFLNDDEYELMNQVFPSLKEQLQDYQGWDNLSLKLALFDNGFDLESTLAELKITLKKKKTPKKTVAAVNGTDSVVQKLSDVSISKPIASNGLPDWLDEDEIENERNGNGSDDEERAVQRYYKTTVPTRPKKSQDVSAYIKSALPHLSFVVLGHVDAGKSTLMGRLLYDLKIVNQSQLRKLQRESETMGKSSFKFAWIMDQTSEERERGVTVSICTSHFSTERANFTIVDAPGHRDFVPNAIMGISQADMAILCVDCSINAFESGFDLDGQTKEHMLLASSLGIHNLIIAMNKMDNVNWSQQRFEEIKSKLLPYLIDIGFCKDNICWVPISGFSGEGVHKIGYTDDVEKWYNGPNLMSTLENAALKVSKENEITSKEDPFLFSVLEIIPLKKTNSELALISGKLESGSIQPGESLTIYPSEQSCIVDKIQVGSQQGQSTNHEETGVAIKGDFVTLKLRKAYPEDIQNGDLAASVDYPSVHSAQCFVLELTTFEMNRPLLPGSPFILFIGIKEQPARIKKLISLIDKSSNVLKKKVRHLGSKQRAFVEIELIEVKRWIPLLTASENDRLGRVVLRKDGRTIAAGKISEISQ from the coding sequence ATGGCTTACAGCGACTACAGCGATGGAGCAGATGATATGCCTGACTTCCACGATGAAGGTGAGTTTgatgatttcttgaatgatgACGAATACGAACTGATGAACCAGGTGTTTCCCTCCTTGAAGGAGCAGTTGCAGGACTACCAAGGCTGGGATAATCTCTCACTAAAGCTGGCCTTGTTCGATAATGGCTTTGATTTAGAAAGCACGCTGGCGGAACTGAAAAtaactttgaagaagaagaagaccCCCAAGAAAACAGTTGCTGCTGTTAATGGTACTGACAGCGTCGTTCAAAAGCTTTCTGACGTATCAATCTCGAAACCGATAGCTAGCAATGGACTCCCAGATTGGCttgatgaggatgaaatTGAGAACGAACGCAATGGTAATGGGTCcgacgatgaagaaaggGCAGTACAAAGATACTATAAGACGACAGTGCCAACAAGACCCAAGAAATCTCAAGATGTGTCTGCGTATATTAAATCAGCTTTACCTCACTTGAGTTTTGTGGTTCTTGGCCACGTTGATGCGGGAAAGTCAACACTAATGGGCAGACTTCTTTATGATCTGAAAATTGTCAATCAATCTCAACTAAGAAAACTACAGAGGGAGAGTGAAACTATGGGTAAATCCTCCTTCAAATTTGCCTGGATCATGGATCAAACGAGTGAAGAGCGTGAACGTGGTGTAACGGTGTCCATTTGTACATCCCACTTCTCCACCGAAAGAGCAAATTTCACCATTGTGGATGCACCAGGTCATAGAGATTTTGTTCCAAATGCTATAATGGGAATATCGCAAGCAGATATGGCCATACTTTGTGTCGACTGTAGCATAAATGCCTTCGAATCAGGGTTTGATTTGGATGGACAAACAAAGGAGCATATGCTGCTGGCATCCAGCTTGGGAATCCATAATTTAATTATTGCCATGAACAAGATGGATAATGTGAACTGGTCCCAACAAAGATTCGAAGAAATTAAATCGAAATTGTTGCCCTATTTGATTGATATCGGGTTTTGTAAGGATAATATCTGTTGGGTACCTATCAGTGGATTTTCCGGAGAGGGCGTTCATAAAATTGGCTACACAGACGATGTGGAAAAATGGTACAATGGTCCTAACTTAATGTCCACCTTAGAAAATGCGGCACTGAAGGTTTctaaggaaaatgaaataactAGCAAGGAAGAcccatttttgttttctgtATTGGAGATCATTCcactgaagaaaacaaacagCGAATTGGCATTGATTTCAGGAAAATTAGAATCCGGTTCCATTCAGCCCGGTGAATCATTGACAATTTATCCATCGGAACAAAGTTGTATCGTGGATAAAATCCAAGTGGGTTCTCAACAGGGACAATCAACAAATCACGAGGAGACGGGTGTTGCTATCAAGGGCGATTTTGTCACTTTAAAATTGCGGAAAGCGTACCCAGAAGATATTCAAAACGGTGACTTGGCTGCATCGGTCGATTATCCATCTGTTCATTCCGCGCAGTGTTTTGTCTTGGAGTTAACCACCTTCGAGATGAATAGACCGCTGCTCCCGGGATCACcgtttattcttttcattggTATAAAGGAGCAACCTGCTAGGATTAAGAAGTTGATATCATTAATAGACAAGAGCAGCAACGTACTTAAGAAAAAGGTCAGACATCTAGGTTCAAAACAACGTGCTTTTGTAGAAATTGAACTGATCGAAGTGAAGAGATGGATTCCCCTACTAACTGCAAGTGAAAATGACCGTTTAGGTAGAGTGGTTCTCAGAAAAGACGGTAGAACCATAGCAGCTGGTAAGATTTCTGAGATTTCTCAGTAG
- the MRPL20 gene encoding mitochondrial 54S ribosomal protein mL58 (similar to Saccharomyces cerevisiae MRPL20 (YKR085C); ancestral locus Anc_5.682) codes for MIGRSVWHRSFHTSGSFWKQFRFPQTQVSSIYNKTKSASNYKGYLKHKDAPGMHYQPSESIATGSINSETIPRSFMAAADPRRAYEMPAHGAEARECPNVLVSESTVNGKKYHLGPQEVEEMQRLRHENPQKYTRKFLAAKYGVSPLFVSLVSRPSGQQLQNMEGRLQEIQSRWKDKRRVAREDRKRRKLLWYQA; via the coding sequence ATGATCGGTAGAAGTGTGTGGCACAGATCATTTCATACCAGTGGGTCATTTTGGAAGCAGTTTAGATTTCCGCAAACCCAAGTATCATCCATCTACAACAAGACCAAGAGCGCATCTAACTATAAAGGGTATTTAAAACATAAAGATGCTCCTGGAATGCACTATCAGCCTTCGGAATCCATCGCCACTGGGTCTATCAACAGCGAGACCATTCCTCGTAGCTTCATGGCGGCGGCTGATCCACGTAGAGCTTACGAGATGCCTGCGCATGGCGCTGAAGCGAGGGAGTGTCCCAACGTTCTTGTAAGCGAGAGCACAGTGAACGGCAAGAAGTATCATTTGGGGCCACAGGAGGTCGAGGAAATGCAGAGGCTACGTCACGAGAATCCTCAGAAGTATACACGCAAGTTTTTGGCTGCCAAGTATGGCGTTTCGCCATTATTTGTATCTTTAGTTTCGAGGCCAAGTGGCCAGCAATTGCAAAATATGGAAGGTAGGTTGCAAGAGATCCAATCCCGCTGGAAAGACAAAAGGCGTGTAGCTAGGGAGGATCGTAAACGTAGAAAGCTGTTGTGGTATCAGGCGTGA
- the PRP16 gene encoding DEAH-box RNA helicase PRP16 (similar to Saccharomyces cerevisiae PRP16 (YKR086W); ancestral locus Anc_5.683) — translation MGGIHCQERIKEIFKEYTSKEVTAGLLLTLQRLAQRPNTSLEQFIAGCKALTKFSSNDTAIFDELRDLLRDNPKQDLTTSKKTAPSINKRKKFKIQLDFDESDDELVSPVQKKPASTNRLFKRIGKSRAKQLKQYSSTVKDLPLNEKIQSSSNYTEPKEREPSGDELIEEDREWYDNDDDYGNLVPQFQSASPEDIKIPCDIKDSNNDDALRNSIRLYPLPLKKRMEWIPLFLSNFAIQNKVPTSIIIGSISETSNQTASLTMVNPFRNPESEFSLNAKKGSMLVASRRVNMEHVQQSRDNTDVLNTAMGEVLGLEKKNKATDERHKENTNGTAVYTSSRDDIKRTREELPVFRCRSQLLSLIRENQVVVIIGETGSGKTTQLAQYLYEEGYANSKGKSIVVTQPRRVAAMSVAKRVSMEMEVTLGKEVGYSIRFEDMTDPEYTKLKFVTDGILLRETLLDDALDRYSCIIIDEAHERSLNTDILLGFFKSLLARRRDLKLIITSATMNAKKFSTFFGNAPQFTIPGRTFPVQTIYTSNPVQDYVEAAVSQAVKIHLANDCSSGDILIFMTGQEDIETTFDTLRERFLQVYSKKFGTAKLEEIKDIEILPIYSALPADLQFKIFQDLHGTKRKIIIATNIAETSLTIEGIKYVIDCGYSKLKVYNPKVGLDSLAITPISKANADQRSGRAGRTGPGTAYRLYTEDTFKEDMYLQTIPEIQRTNLSNTLLLLKSLNVTEDLSKFPFIDKPPLQTFLSSLYELWFIGAIDAKGQLTSLGLKMAKFPLQPSLSKILLIAVQNSCSDEMLTIVSMLSVPQVFYRPKERQKEADIARNKFFIAKSDHLTLLNVFVQWRANKFSSHWCNKHFVQYKSLVRARDIRDQLLTILKSQKIPVISSGKDWDIIKKCICSGFAHQAAKISGLRNYVHLKTGVSVQLHPTSALHGLGDLPPYVVYHELLMTSKEYICCVTSVDPFWLMEYGALLYDIKRIQNNQESAAKGLFGEQYVHVVDQAEDEVDMNIRRCKAVRESVVRELKEVNDSGERDNEKRSQKQNIMKNKENAINHFKRRPFF, via the coding sequence ATGGGGGGTATTCACTGCCAGGAGAGGATAAAGGAAATATTTAAAGAGTATACGTCGAAAGAAGTGACAGCTGGGCTGCTCTTGACTCTACAGAGGCTGGCCCAAAGACCAAACACCAGTTTAGAACAGTTCATTGCCGGTTGCAAAGCATTGACAAAGTTCAGCAGCAATGATACAGCTATATTTGATGAGCTTAGGGATTTGCTCAGAGATAATCCCAAGCAGGACCTGAcaacttcaaagaaaacggCACCTTCCATCAAtaagagaaagaaatttaagATTCAGTTAGACTTTGATGAGAGCGATGATGAGCTTGTTTCCCctgttcaaaagaaaccCGCAAGTACAAACAGATTGTTCAAGAGAATAGGTAAATCGAGGGCCAAACAGTTGAAACAATACTCTTCTACCGTGAAGGATCTCCCCTTAAATGAGAAAATACAGTCATCGAGTAACTATACTGAACCAAAGGAACGTGAGCCGTCCGGAGATGAACTGATAGAAGAGGACAGAGAATGGTATGACAATGACGACGATTACGGGAATTTGGTACCACAATTCCAGTCGGCGTCACCTGAGGATATCAAAATACCATGTGATATCAAGGATAGTAATAACGATGATGCTTTACGAAACAGCATCAGATTGTATCCACTCCcattaaagaaaagaatggaaTGGATTCCTCTCTTTCTATCTAATTTTGCTATTCAAAACAAAGTGCCCACTTCCATAATAATTGGCTCCATCTCCGAAACCTCTAACCAAACAGCTTCTTTAACGATGGTAAACCCATTCAGGAATCCTGAGAGTGAATTCTCTCTGAATgccaaaaaaggaagtatGTTGGTCGCTTCGAGAAGGGTTAATATGGAACACGTTCAACAATCTCGTGATAACACCGATGTTCTGAATACTGCCATGGGTGAGGTGCTAGGTttggagaaaaagaataaagcaACAGACGAGAGGcacaaagaaaataccaaCGGAACAGCAGTGTACACATCATCAAGGGACGATATTAAACGTACGAGAGAGGAATTGCCCGTTTTCCGTTGCAGATCGCAACTTTTATCGCTCATAAGAGAAAATCAAGTCGTGGTGATAATTGGTGAAACTGGTTCTGGTAAAACTACTCAACTAGCTCAATATTTATATGAAGAAGGATATGCAAACAGTAAAGGAAAATCTATCGTTGTAACGCAACCAAGAAGAGTGGCTGCCATGTCCGTCGCTAAAAGAGTTTCGATGGAAATGGAAGTTACATTGGGTAAAGAAGTGGGTTATTCGATCAGATTCGAAGATATGACGGATCCTGAATATACAAAGCTTAAATTTGTGACGGACGGTATCTTGCTGAGAGAGACTTTACTGGATGATGCTCTCGATAGATACAGTTgtatcattattgatgaagctCATGAAAGGTCTTTGAATACAGACATTCTACTaggatttttcaaaagtttacTCGCACGTAGAAGAGATCTAAAACTCATAATTACTTCAGCCACAATGAACGCCAAAAAATTCTCCACATTTTTTGGCAATGCTCCCCAATTCACGATTCCTGGAAGAACTTTTCCCGTGCAGACGATATATACCTCCAATCCCGTTCAGGATTATGTCGAAGCCGCAGTTTCTCAGGCTGTGAAGATCCATCTAGCCAACGATTGTTCAAGTGGTGATATTCTTATCTTTATGACAGGCcaagaagatattgaaacGACATTTGACACTCTGCGAGAAAGATTTTTACAAGTTTACTCTAAAAAGTTTGGCACAGCgaaacttgaagaaataaaagacaTTGAAATTCTGCCAATTTACTCAGCATTACCTGCGGATTTgcaattcaaaattttccaggATCTTCATGGCActaaaaggaaaattatCATTGCAACAAATATTGCAGAGACTTCATTGACTATCGAAGGTATCAAATATGTCATCGACTGTGGTTACTCTAAACTAAAAGTATACAATCCAAAAGTAGGTCTTGATAGTTTGGCAATAACGCCCATCTCAAAGGCTAACGCTGATCAAAGGTCCGGAAGAGCTGGTAGAACCGGACCGGGCACTGCATATAGATTATACACGGAAGATACTTTCAAAGAGGATATGTACCTACAAACGATACCAGAGATTCAAAGAACGAATTTGTCAAATACCCTCTTGTTattgaaatctttgaatgTTACTGAAGATTTAAGTAAATTTCCATTCATTGACAAACCACCTTTACAAACATTTCTATCTTCATTGTATGAGCTGTGGTTCATCGGGGCTATTGACGCTAAAGGGCAGCTGACTTCATTAGGGttaaaaatggcaaaattCCCCTTGCAGCCTTCTCTTTCTAAAATCTTACTGATTGCAGTACAAAACAGCTGTAGCGATGAAATGTTAACGATTGTATCCATGCTTTCTGTTCCACAAGTTTTTTATAGACCCAAGGAAAGGCAAAAAGAGGCAGATAttgcaagaaataaattttttattgccAAATCTGATCATTTAACATTGCTAAATGTTTTTGTACAGTGGAGAGCGAATAAATTCAGTTCACATTGGTGCAATAAACATTTTGTTCAATACAAGTCACTTGTAAGGGCAAGAGATATTAGAGACCAGCTGTTAACCATCCTCAAATCTCAAAAAATTCCGGTAATTTCTTCCGGTAAAGATTGggatatcatcaaaaaatgcatcTGTTCAGGCTTTGCCCATCAAGCAGCCAAAATATCAGGGCTGAGAAATTACGTTCACTTGAAGACTGGGGTTAGCGTTCAACTGCATCCGACCAGTGCATTGCATGGGCTTGGTGACTTGCCACCTTACGTAGTATATCATGAACTATTGATGACTAGTAAGGAATATATTTGTTGCGTCACTTCGGTAGATCCATTCTGGTTAATGGAGTATGGCGCGCTACTCTACGACATCAAGCGAATACAGAACAATCAAGAATCTGCAGCTAAAGGTCTATTTGGTGAACAATATGTACATGTTGTTGACCAagctgaagatgaagtGGATATGAATATCAGAAGATGCAAGGCTGTGAGGGAGAGTGTAGTACGAGAGCTGAAAGAGGTGAACGATTCAGGTGAGCGAGACAATGAGAAAAGGTCTCAAAAGCAGAATatcatgaaaaataaagaaaatgcgaTAAATCATTTCAAGAGAAGGCCATTTTTTTAG
- the OMA1 gene encoding metalloendopeptidase (similar to Saccharomyces cerevisiae OMA1 (YKR087C); ancestral locus Anc_5.684) has product MLRNIIKLKGFGKRANAGFLKPSLSRAQLTRCCYYNNGPSYHRFDNDKYSHKSSFRNLLLDKSSRKYLALLFGGCTLFYFTHLDQAPVSNRSRFIWVSRPLELTIGNYTYKSIWRQTQQAILPPQHPLSIKIENIFLKIVEAAYKDPSVDNSLLDGIKWEIHVVNDPTASPNAFVLPGGKVFIFSSILPICANDDGIATVLSHEFAHQLARHTAENLSKAPIYSLLGLVLYTVTGANAINNLLLDGFLRMPASRQMETEADYVGLMIMSRACFQPQESIKVWERMANFEKQLNKGDVANMEFLSTHPASVRRIENMSKWLPKANEIYEQSDCSHMGNYYRSFFLK; this is encoded by the coding sequence ATGTTACGTAATATCATTAAGCTCAaaggatttggaaaacGAGCTAATGCAGGATTTCTGAAGCCTTCGCTATCTCGTGCCCAGCTGACGCGATGCTGCTATTACAACAATGGCCCTTCATATCACCGATTTGATAACGATAAATATTCCCACAAATCGTCATTCAGGAACCTCCTTCTTGATAAgtcatcaagaaaatacctGGCCCTACTATTTGGCGGATGTACCCTATTTTATTTCACACACTTGGATCAAGCACCAGTAAGCAATAGGTCCAGATTCATTTGGGTATCACGTCCCTTAGAGTTGACCATCGGGAATTACACATATAAATCAATTTGGAGGCAAACACAGCAGGCAATTTTGCCTCCACAGCATCCATTGTCCATAAAAATTGAGAATATTTTCCTGAAAATAGTTGAAGCTGCTTACAAAGACCCCAGTGTGGATAACTCCTTGCTGGACGGAATCAAATGGGAAATCCATGTGGTCAATGATCCCACTGCCTCACCGAATGCATTTGTTTTACCAGGCGGGAAGGTGTTCATATTCAGCTCTATTTTACCCATCTGCGCCAATGATGATGGGATCGCCACTGTTTTATCACATGAGTTTGCACATCAGTTGGCAAGACATACAGCCGAAAACTTATCAAAGGCCCCAATATATTCCCTATTAGGTTTGGTATTATATACTGTCACTGGAGCTAATGCTATTAATAATTTATTATTGGATGGATTCTTGCGAATGCCAGCGTCGAGACAAATGGAGACTGAAGCCGACTACGTTGGTTTGATGATTATGTCAAGAGCATGCTTTCAGCCACAAGAATCCATAAAAGTGTGGGAGAGAATGGCAAACTTTGAGAAGCAACTAAATAAAGGAGATGTTGCGAATATGGAGTTTCTGAGTACACATCCCGCAAGTGTCCGCAGAATAGAAAACATGTCAAAGTGGCTGCCAAAAGCAAATGAAATCTACGAACAATCTGACTGTAGCCATATGGGCAACTATTATagaagttttttcttgaagtaG
- the TVP38 gene encoding Tvp38p (similar to Saccharomyces cerevisiae TVP38 (YKR088C); ancestral locus Anc_5.686) has translation MSQSYGAGNDNMGQGDDDEFNGYFEDLDNDLMPNNNNGQRVDTNAGLIFNNEVDVNDNDFLDIYNMSPRERLMYNLRKNTQKLQFFFQSLRLWQQILIVLFGIMVMIMGVLLLVFHSTILHKVVVTSNELKEKMSTHFILIVLVFFVAFPPMIGYSLLSTTTGLIYGVSFEGWITLAFGSVTGSIVSFIVFKTILHSRAEKLVHLNKRFEALASILQENNSYWILALLRLCPFPYSLTNGAIAGVYGISVRNFSIANILTTPKLFIYLFIGSRIKSLAESESTGSRVFDVVSILVTLIILSLTAWLLYFKTKKRYLELQNRDRQVSPDRLPEMSFEI, from the coding sequence ATGAGTCAATCTTACGGAGCAGGGAATGATAATATGGGTCAAGGAGACGACGATGAATTTAATGGCTATTTCGAAGATCTAGACAACGATCTTATGCCGAATAACAATAATGGGCAAAGGGTTGATACGAATGCTGGATTGATCTTCAACAATGAGGTAGACGTTAATGATAATGACTTTTTGGATATTTATAATATGAGTCCTAGAGAAAGACTGATGTATAATTTGAGGAAGAACACTCAAAAAttacagtttttttttcaatcattACGGTTGTGGCAGCAGATTTTAATAGTCCTTTTCGGAATAATGGTTATGATAATGGGCGTTTTGTTGCTAGTCTTCCATAGcacaattttacataagGTTGTTGTTACTTCAAACGagttaaaagaaaagatgtCAACACATTTCATTTTGATAGTGCTAGTATTTTTTGTCGCATTCCCTCCTATGATCGGATACTCTTTACTATCCACCACTACTGGGTTAATATATGGCGTCAGCTTTGAAGGATGGATTACGCTTGCTTTCGGGTCTGTGACAGGCTCTATTGtctcttttattgtttttaaGACTATTCTACATTCAAGGGCAGAGAAACTGGTGCATCTGAATAAAAGGTTTGAGGCACTGGCTTCTATcttacaagaaaataacaGTTATTGGATTTTAGCTCTACTAAGATTATGTCCATTCCCGTATTCTTTGACTAATGGTGCTATAGCTGGTGTTTATGGCATCTCAGTGCGCAATTTTTCTATTGCCAATATATTGACAACGCCAAAACTTTTCATCTACTTGTTTATCGGTTCTCGTATAAAAAGTCTTGCAGAATCGGAATCTACTGGGTCTAGGGTATTTGACGTGGTAAGCATTTTAGTCACCCTAATAATTTTAAGTCTAACAGCATGGCTCCTTTACTTCAAAACTAAGAAGAGGTATTTGGAACTACAAAACCGAGACCGTCAAGTATCTCCTGATCGACTACCGGAAATGTCCTTTGAGATATAA
- the TGL4 gene encoding triacylglycerol lipase (similar to Saccharomyces cerevisiae TGL4 (YKR089C) and TGL5 (YOR081C); ancestral locus Anc_5.690), translating into MSNKISNLTSTQNKPLLVTQQLIEKYYEQILGSSQNIIPILNPKRKSGKFDKDNVNVGRAVENARKGLQAGKNKTANKVNFNLDTGDEEKPDDGQETVTENDDIEMVEADEEEEEGEQRISLASKCKSFLYNVFVGDYERDILIDKISSQKQHAMSYEEWCSAGTRLDDLTRKTAWKQKLECPLYDYKLIKDLTSRMREERLNRNYAQLLYIIRTNWVRNLGNMGNVNLYRHSHVGTKYLIDEYMMESKLALESLMESDLDDSYLLGILQQTRRNIGRTALVLSGGGTFGLFHIGVLGTLFELDLLPRVISGSSAGAIVASILSVHHKEEIPVLLNHILEKEFNIFKDDKQKSESENLLIKISRFFKNGTWFDNKHLVNTMIEFLGDLTFREAYNRTGKILNITVSPASLFEQPRLLNNLTAPNVLIWSAVCASCSLPGIFPSSPLYEKDPKTAERKPWTGSSSVKFVDGSVDNDLPISRLSEMFNVDHIIACQVNIHVFPFLKLSLSCVGGEIEDEFSARLKQNLSSIYNFMANEAIHILEIGSEMGIAKNALTKLRSVLSQQYSGDITILPDMNMLFRIKELLSNPTKEFLLREITNGAKATWPKVSIIQNHCGQEFALDKAISYIKGRMIVTSSLKTPLQFADSIIGLIKAPEQTLEESKDPANTTLLTRTPTKGANHFSNVLDDNLLESESTNSLLLLRENVSTYGRSPSGFRPRYSITSASLNPRHQRRKSDTISTSKRPGKSFSFSVASPTSRILRQSNKINGYAPPILQKKASTGRLMFPMDVKAYDPESHELVPHSASIEAPAMVDKKLHFGRKNKYLKHLNKKWVSSGNILYADPDKEDHPTLRLISNFDANSTIYSDLADNFRRHSVDGRPSSQAMKSSPSQSRPSSSAQHKGTANIS; encoded by the coding sequence ATGAGCaacaaaatatcaaatcTCACATCTACACAAAATAAGCCCCTCCTGGTTACGCAACaattaattgaaaaatattacGAACAGATCCTAGGCAGCTCTCAAAACATAATCCCCATTTTGAACCCTAAGAGAAAGTCTGGTAAGTTTGACAAGGATAACGTTAATGTTGGAAGAGCGGTGGAAAATGCTCGCAAAGGACTGCAAGCTGGTAAGAACAAGACTGCGAACAAAGTAAACTTCAATTTGGACACTGGAGACGAGGAGAAGCCTGACGACGGGCAAGAGACAGTCACGGAGAATGACGATATAGAAATGGTCGAAGCGgatgaagaggaggaggagggAGAGCAGAGAATATCATTGGCCAGTAAATGCAAATCATTTCTTTACAACGTCTTTGTGGGCGACTATGAAAGGGACATTCTTATCGACAAAATCTCTTCACAAAAGCAACATGCAATGTCTTATGAAGAATGGTGTTCTGCAGGTACAAGGCTGGATGACCTCACTAGAAAAACAGCTTGGAAACAAAAGTTGGAATGTCCCCTGTATGATTACAAGCTAATAAAGGACTTAACGTCCAGAATGCGCGAAGAACGGTTAAATAGGAACTACGCTCAACTATTGTACATTATTAGGACTAATTGGGTGCGGAATCTAGGAAACATGGGGAATGTGAACCTTTATAGGCATTCTCACGTTGGTACTAAGTATTTGATTGATGAATACATGATGGAATCCAAGCTAGCACTTGAGTCCCTTATGGAATCTGATCTTGATGATAGTTACCTGTTGGGTATACTGCAGCAAACAAGGAGGAACATTGGCAGAACCGCTTTGGTGCTTAGTGGGGGTGGCACTTTTGGCCTTTTCCACATTGGTGTCCTAGGCACATTATTTGAATTGGATTTGTTACCCAGAGTTATCAGTGGCAGCAGCGCCGGTGCCATCGTGGCGAGTATATTATCTGTCCATCATAAAGAAGAGATCCCAGTTTTACTGAATCATATCCTGGAGAAGGAAtttaacattttcaaagacgACAAACAGAAAAGTGAAAGCGAAAATTTACTAATCAAGATATCCaggtttttcaaaaatggtacGTGGTTTGATAACAAGCATCTTGTTAATACAATGATAGAATTTTTGGGAGATTTAACCTTTAGGGAAGCATACAACAGAACTGGGAAAATTCTGAATATAACAGTTTCACCGGCATCATTATTCGAGCAGCCGCGTTTGCTAAATAACTTAACTGCACCAAATGTGCTTATTTGGTCTGCTGTATGCGCATCGTGTTCATTACCGGGAATTTTTCCCTCCAGTCCACTTTATGAGAAGGATCCCAAGACGGCAGAAAGGAAACCATGGACTGGCAGTAGTTCCGTCAAATTTGTCGACGGTTCTGTGGACAATGACTTGCCTATATCGCGTCTTTCTGAAATGTTCAATGTAGACCATATTATTGCGTGCCAAGTGAATATTCAtgtttttccctttctGAAGCTATCTTTATCTTGTGTTGGTGGTGAAATTGAAGACGAATTTAGTGCAAGATTAAAACAGAATTTATCGAGCATATACAACTTTATGGCCAACGAAGCCATTCATATCTTGGAAATTGGAAGCGAGATGGGGATTGCGAAAAATGCTCTTACAAAGCTAAGATCGGTGTTATCTCAGCAATACTCTGGCGACATCACCATTTTGCCAGATATGAATATGCTTTTCAGAATAAAGGAGCTATTATCTAATCCGACAAAAGAGTTTTTATTGCGGGAAATTACCAACGGTGCAAAAGCTACATGGCCCAAAGTATCCATCATCCAAAATCACTGTGGTCAAGAGTTTGCCTTGGATAAGGCAATCTCTTATATCAAGGGTCGGATGATTGTCACGTCCTCCTTGAAAACCCCTTTGCAATTTGCAGATTCAATAATTGGTTTAATTAAGGCCCCAGAACAAACCTTAGAAGAGTCCAAAGACCCAGCGAACACGACTTTGCTAACCAGGACACCTACCAAGGGCGCTAATCATTTTTCCAATGTCTTGGATGACAACCTGTTAGAATCCGAATCCACAAATTCTCTGTTGCTGTTACGTGAAAATGTAAGCACATACGGACGCTCACCTTCGGGGTTCAGGCCGCGGTATTCTATTACTTCAGCCTCGCTGAATCCACGtcatcaaagaagaaaatcggACACtatttcaacttcaaaacGCCCAGGCAAATCtttctcattttcagtTGCCTCTCCAACATCGAGAATTTTAAGACAATCTAACAAAATCAATGGATATGCACCCCCAATACtgcaaaaaaaggcaaGCACGGGTCGATTGATGTTTCCCATGGACGTCAAAGCCTATGATCCGGAATCTCATGAACTCGTCCCACACTCTGCTAGTATCGAAGCACCCGCAATGGTAGATAAGAAACTGCATTTTGGCcgaaaaaacaaatatttaaagcatttgaacaaaaaatgggTCAGCAGTGGCAACATATTGTATGCCGATCCAGATAAAGAAGATCATCCCACATTGAGATTGATAAGTAATTTCGATGCAAACTCAACCATTTATAGTGATCTAGCGGATAATTTCAGGCGTCATAGCGTTGATGGAAGACCGTCTTCTCAGGCAATGAAGAGCTCACCGTCTCAATCAAGGCCTTCATCTTCAGCGCAGCATAAAGGCACAGCTAATATTTCCTAG